A DNA window from Castanea sativa cultivar Marrone di Chiusa Pesio chromosome 7, ASM4071231v1 contains the following coding sequences:
- the LOC142642558 gene encoding uncharacterized protein LOC142642558: MEHILNRLIGLGRKPNRCCGSEANCSMGGTNPNRPLKIAWVTTIYWVRKSIEPLLKILLQWKKISQGKNEHKSFLSSMISRRNYIELKKKKNLQLGENKSVRKSGKNCTRKK; this comes from the exons ATGGAGCATATCCTGAACAG GTTGATTGGATTGGGCAGAAAACCAAATAGAT GTTGCGGGAGTGAAGCAAATTGCTCCATGGGTGGAACAAACCCAAATCGACCCTTGAAAATAGCTTGGGTGACAACAATATATTG GGTCAGGAAATCTATCGAGCCCCTACTGAAAATATTGTTGCAATGGAAGAAAATTTCGCAAGGAAAAAATGAACACAAAAGCTTTCTTTCTTCAATGATCTCTAGAAGAAATTATATAgaactcaagaaaaaaaaaaacttgcaattggGGGAAAACAAAAG TGTCAGGAAATCTGGAAAAAATTGCACAAGGAAAAAATGA
- the LOC142642556 gene encoding disease resistance protein RGA2-like yields MANAILYGVVQKIIVSLGSSTLQQVGSIWGFKDDLEKMSNTVSTIQAVLGDAEEQQVSNHQVKNWLMKLKEAVFDADDLLSEFSTHVLRQNVMGSSKMTKKVRDFFSSSNQLVFGFKMARKIKAMRERLNDIAKDRNNFQLVERPLGITVVTRKRDQTHSFVREEDVIGREEDKKAIIGQLLDFDVGENVSFISIVGIGGLGKTTLVQYIYNDEKVNAYFELQMWVYVSNDYDVKTIAEKILASAIGTRPNNLEMDQLQIELRKSLNQKKYLLVLDDVWNEDKELWCNLKTLLLDGLKGSKVVITTRTNLVADITSTISPYLLKGLSNDQSWLLFKQMAFDKKQETINPNLEAIGRDIVKKCCGVPLAIKTIGRVLYFKKSEAEWLYIKNNELMNVTQMKDGVLPILKLSYDHLPSHLKCCFAYCSLFPKDSLFSSRTLTLLWIAQGFIQSLEGNQQLEDIAIEYFLELHWRSFFQVEHGGGSTYKKTWLFKMHDLVHDLALSISRIECTLVDSNAKNVNEKSRHLLCTFKNDSFFEENLNSLVKAKKMRTFLLTSHGLNHPVEESALKTLISTFRYLRALDLHDLRIKTLPNIIGKLMHLKYLDLSYNNIEVLPSSITRLVNLHTLRLECCMQLKELPIGIQKLVSLKHLDINLCSNLTHMPYGLGQLTSLQTLPLFVVSKDPIGSSKHCGGLAELNKLNDLRGRIYIINLELVKDAISETKAANLKEKQHLSDLTLSWNSWFDDVINAGDDENLLDGLQPPQNLKWLFVQSYRGVRFSNWLSSLTNLIELKMYGCRKCQHLPPLYQLPSLRKISLYKMCSLEYISDLDITNEVSASSLTTFFPSLESLTLQKCPNLKGWWKRDIVDNGDATIMTSTSWSHQYHQYISLPSFPCLSDLLINDCSKLTSMPLFPYLEEQLYLTKVSWKALQQTMAMKMNTAGASSLTSSIPPLSKLRRLYLWFMLDKESLPEEWLQNLTSLEKLSINRCSTSLSQILRHLTSLKELSIEDCEEVDLFSDAYDDGTQSVTTLQKLSIVRCPSLMTLPEWIGNLTLLQNLEIKDCPNLTSLPEGMRRLTSLLSLRIYKCPYLEQRCQKEIGEDWTKISHVPKYSNKFQT; encoded by the exons ATGGCCAATGCAATCCTGTATGGTGTTGTGCAGAAGATCATTGTAAGCTTGGGCTCCTCCACTCTCCAACAGGTTGGATCAATCTGGGGTTTCAAAGATGACCTCGAAAAAATGTCAAACACTGTTTCCACCATTCAAGCTGTTCTTGGGGATGCAGAAGAGCAGCAGGTCAGTAACCATCAAGTCAAGAATTGGCTTATGAAACTCAAAGAAGCAGTTTTTGATGCAGATGACTTGTTGAGCGAGTTCTCCACTCATGTTTTGCGGCAAAATGTGATGGGCAGTAGTAAAATGACAAAGAAGGTACGCGATTTCTTTTCTAGCTCAAATCAActtgtttttggttttaagatGGCTCGCAAAATAAAGGCTATGAGGGAGAGGCTTAATGATATAGCAAAGGATAGGAACAATTTCCAGTTGGTAGAGCGTCCTTTAGGGATAACAGTTGTGACTAGGAAGAGGGACCAGACTCACTCATTTGTACGTGAAGAAGACGTTATCGGGAGGGAGGAGGATAAGAAGGCCATCATAGGTCAATTGTTGGACTTTGATGTGGGGGAGAACGTTTCGTTCATATCCATAGTAGGAATTGGGGGGCTAGGGAAGACCACACTTGTTCAATATATATACAATGATGAGAAGGTCAATGCTTATTTTGAGTTACAGATGTGGGTGTATGTCTCAAATGACTATGATGTGAAAACAATTGCTGAAAAGATACTTGCATCGGCCATTGGTACAAGGCCTAACAACCTTGAAATGGATCAATTGCAAATTGAACTTCGCAAAAGTCTCAACCAAAAGAAGTACTTACTTGTGTTGGATGATGTGTGGAATGAGGACAAAGAATTATGGTGTAATTTGAAAACACTTCTGTTAGATGGCTTAAAGGGAAGTAAGGTAGTGATAACTACACGGACCAACTTGGTTGCAGATATTACCAGCACAATCTCACCGTATCTTTTAAAAGGCTTATCAAATGATCAATCTTGGTTATTATTTAAGCAAATGGCATTTGACAAAAAGCAAGAGACCATCAATCCTAACCTTGAAGCAATTGGAAGGGACattgtaaaaaaatgttgtggTGTGCCTCTTGCTATAAAGACAATAGGAAGAgtattatactttaaaaaatcaGAAGCTGAATGGTTATATATTAAGAATAATGAACTCATGAATGTAACTCAAATGAAAGATGGGGTTTTGCCTATTCTAAAATTGAGTTATGATCATCTCCCGTCACATTTAAAGTGTTGTTTTGCTTATTGTTCATTGTTTCCCAAAGATTCTTTGTTTAGTAGTAGGACATTGACATTATTATGGATAGCACAAGGATTTATCCAGTCACTAGAGGGGAACCAACAATTAGAGGACATTGCCATTGAATACTTCTTGGAACTACACTGGAGGTCCTTCTTCCAAGTAGAACATGGAGGTGGCTCCACGTATAAGAAAACATGGTTGTTTAAGATGCATGATTTAGTCCATGATCTTGCATTATCGATCTCTAGGATTGAGTGTACATTAGTTGATTCTAATGCAAAAAATGTCAATGAAAAAAGTCGTCATCTATTATGCACATTTAAGAATGATTCATTCTTTGAAGAGAATTTAAACTCACTGGTTAAAGCAAAAAAGATGCGAACATTCTTATTGACATCCCATGGATTGAATCATCCAGTGGAAGAATCAGCTTTAAAAACACTTATTTCCACTTTTAGATATTTGCGTGCATTAGACCTACATGACTTAAGAATTAAGACATTGCCAAATATCATAGGTAAGTTGATGCATCTAAAGTACCTTGACCTTTCCTATAATAATATTGAGGTTCTCCCTAGTTCTATTACGAGATTGGTGAATCTGCACACATTGAGGCTTGAATGTTGTATGCAACTTAAGGAGTTACCAATAGGCATTCAAAAATTGGTCAGCCTTAAGCATCTTGATATAAATTTATGTTCCAATTTGACTCATATGCCATATGGACTTGGGCAGTTGACTTCTCTTCAAACATTACCCTTATTTGTTGTTAGTAAGGACCCCATAGGTTCCTCCAAGCACTGTGGTGGACTAGCAGAATTGAACAAGCTAAATGATTTGAGAGGaagaatatatattataaatttggaaTTGGTGAAAGATGCTATCTCAGAAACAAAGGCTGCAAACTTGAAGGAGAAGCAGCATCTCAGTGACTTGACATTAAGTTGGAATTCTTGGTTTGATGATGTTATTAACGCTGGTGATGATGAAAATTTGTTAGATGGCCTACAACcaccccaaaatttaaaatggtTGTTTGTACAATCGTACAGGggtgttagattttcaaattggCTTTCTTCGCTAACAAAtcttattgaattaaaaatgtACGGTTGCAGGAAATGCCAACATTTGCCACCATTGTATCAATTGCCATCTCTTCGAAAGATATCTCTTTACAAAATGTGTAGTCTAGAGTACATATCAGACTTGGATATCACCAATGAAGTCTCTGCTTCATCATTGACAACATTTTTCCCATCCCTAGAGTCACTTACGCTACAAAAATGTCCTAATCTAAAGGGATGGTGGAAGAGGGATATTGTTGATAACGGCGATGCAACAATAATGACATCCACATCATGGAGTCATCAATATCACCAATACATATCACTGCCTTCCTTTCCCTGTCTTTCTGACTTGCTTATAAATGATTGTAGTAAGTTGACTTCCATGCCGCTGTTTCCATATCTCGAAGAACAGCTTTATTTGACAAAGGTTAGCTGGAAGGCATTGCAACAAACAATGGCAATGAAGATGAATACGGCAGGAGCTTCTTCACTTACCTCTTCCATCCCTCCTCTCTCAAAATTAAGGAGATTGTATTTGTGGTTTATGCTAGACAAAGAGTCTTTGCCAGAGGAGTGGCTTCAAAACCTAACTTCTCTTGAGAAATTAAGTATTAATAGGTGCTCTACATCTTTGTCTCAAATTCTGAGGCATCTCACCTCTCTTAAGGAGCTGAGCATTGAGGACTGCGAGGAAGTTGATCTATTTAGTGATGCATATGATGATGGTAC TCAATCCGTTACTACTCTCCAAAAACTCTCGATTGTCAGATGTCCCAGCTTGATGACTTTACCGGAATGGATCGGCAATCTCACATTGCTTCAAAACCTTGAAATTAAAGATTGCCCTAATTTGACGTCCCTACCCGAAGGGATGCGTCGCCTCACCTCGTTACTGTCCCTGAGGATCTATAAGTGTCCCTACTTAGAGCAAAgatgccaaaaggaaattggagAGGATTGGACAAAGATTTCCCACGTCCCAAAATATTCCAACAAGTTTCAGACTTAG